The region CCCATCTTTAAACAACCTAAGTGAGAAATTTAAAAATGAGCTAAACATCGTTGCTGTCTTGCTTGAAGACAAGAGCGAGGACGAAGTTAAAGAATTTGCTCAAAAGTATAAGATCAAATACGACATCGCAGTTGGCGAGGGAAATTTCTTATTTGAAAAGGCGATGGGCGGCATCAAAGGACTCCCTGCATCTGCACTCTTTAAAGCAAATGGCGACTACGCTCAAGGTTACATCGGTCTTGTGCCTGAAGAGATGCTTGAAACTGACATAAATAGGGCCATAAAATAATGCTTGAGTTTTTAAAAAGAGGCTTTGAAAAGACCTTTGGAGCGATAAGCTCAGTTAAAAAGTCAAAAAAGATCGACAAAGAGAGCTTAGAAGAAATTTTACTAGAAGCTGACGTGGCTTACGAGATCGTGGAGGAGATTTTATACTACTTGCCGCCACAAGATGAAGTGAGCAGAGCTGATCTAAGACGCGTTATGAGTAGCTATTTTATCTACGAAAAAGAGCGCGTGATCGAGCCTGACAAGCCATTTGTCGATCTCATCCTTGGCGTAAATGGCGCTGGCAAGACGACAACCATCGCAAAGCTAGCAAATTTATATAAAAATAACGGCAAAAGCGTCATTTTGGGCGCTTGTGATACATTTAGAGCTGGGGCGATCGAGCAGCTACGCCAGTGGTCGATCAGACTAAATGTGCCGATAGTCGCCACCCAGCAAGGGCATGATCCTTCAGCTGTTGCCTACGATACGATCAGCTCAGCCCTTGCAAAAGG is a window of Campylobacter concisus DNA encoding:
- the ftsY gene encoding signal recognition particle-docking protein FtsY — its product is MLEFLKRGFEKTFGAISSVKKSKKIDKESLEEILLEADVAYEIVEEILYYLPPQDEVSRADLRRVMSSYFIYEKERVIEPDKPFVDLILGVNGAGKTTTIAKLANLYKNNGKSVILGACDTFRAGAIEQLRQWSIRLNVPIVATQQGHDPSAVAYDTISSALAKGIDCVILDTAGRLQNQTNLANELDKIVRISKKAYEKAPHRKILILDGTQGNAGVAQAKAFNDIVSLDGVIITKLDGTAKGGALFGVARELELPIFYIGVGESMDDIIKFNPDEFLDELMDAIFE